In a single window of the Bacillus clarus genome:
- a CDS encoding hemolysin XhlA family protein → MEDVYKKIDSLKTEQKEIMRDLRNLETRTTINEKDISTINKQLEKISTNTTWILRIIISAITMSILGLILKGVI, encoded by the coding sequence ATGGAAGACGTATATAAAAAAATTGACAGCTTAAAAACAGAACAAAAAGAAATCATGAGAGATCTTCGTAATTTAGAAACTCGTACAACTATTAATGAGAAAGATATATCTACAATTAATAAGCAATTAGAGAAAATCAGCACGAACACAACCTGGATTTTGCGAATTATTATTAGCGCAATAACTATGTCCATTTTAGGATTGATATTAAAGGGCGTTATTTAA
- a CDS encoding SMI1/KNR4 family protein yields the protein MNHIEWVNVSEKKVTDEQIKQLEQYFDIKFPSDFIECIKKYDGGYPTPDTFNIPSQDEDSLNNLLTLDSERKSSILQTYEGIKDRLVDKVYPFGRDPFGNFLCFDYRNNPQSPTVVFWDHEVEEMEEAIYPVCTSFTELLNSLYEFEDEE from the coding sequence ATGAATCACATTGAATGGGTTAATGTAAGTGAGAAAAAAGTTACAGATGAACAAATTAAACAATTAGAACAATACTTTGATATTAAATTTCCTAGTGACTTTATTGAATGTATAAAAAAATATGATGGTGGATATCCTACTCCAGATACATTCAATATTCCTAGTCAAGATGAAGATTCGCTTAATAATCTTTTAACTTTAGATTCTGAACGAAAAAGTTCTATTCTTCAAACATATGAGGGTATAAAAGACAGATTAGTAGATAAGGTATATCCTTTTGGTAGAGACCCATTTGGCAACTTCTTATGTTTTGATTACAGAAATAACCCTCAATCACCGACGGTTGTGTTTTGGGACCATGAGGTAGAAGAGATGGAAGAAGCAATCTATCCTGTTTGTACATCTTTTACAGAATTGCTTAATAGCTTATATGAATTTGAAGACGAAGAATAA
- a CDS encoding WXG100 family type VII secretion target, protein MVQIKVTSERLEQSAKIVRETKNRLEQIHKDLYNQTEYIASMWNGTTSQRFYQMFNETKPQMFNVFREFDKIAEELMHAAEKFRNADELYDGNIQEGAMCGKLPPKSDFEKSWDEEKKALNDAWTGISTGVEDAVTDAWEGLKALGDAETWANMRDAIVNYEETLPAMWNAFSDSFMNNFWNGDTESRMHYAAYGVASLLTGFIGDKGLSKAGQAGKIALVSNLAKGKSFITNSAVYRNTLHILNNYEFKPGNRLAYAGVGSTQQYLQKAATYTYEGANGPKTIRLRKGELAGDKHPVTGIPYDSDGFPIFESKGEVTLKKEDFKKTRTTHFRRCNKELYKQIMEDPKFASKFTEAEIELFRIGKTPENYTWHHHQESGRMQLVDYQTHHDTGHTGGYKILGKDSDK, encoded by the coding sequence ATGGTTCAAATCAAAGTAACATCTGAACGATTGGAACAGTCAGCAAAGATAGTCCGTGAAACTAAAAATAGATTGGAACAGATACATAAGGATTTATATAACCAAACGGAATATATAGCTTCAATGTGGAATGGTACAACGAGTCAAAGATTTTATCAGATGTTTAATGAAACAAAGCCTCAAATGTTTAATGTATTTAGGGAATTTGATAAAATTGCAGAAGAACTAATGCACGCTGCTGAAAAGTTTCGTAATGCTGATGAACTTTATGATGGTAATATCCAAGAGGGTGCAATGTGCGGTAAGCTTCCGCCAAAATCTGACTTCGAGAAATCTTGGGACGAAGAGAAAAAGGCTTTAAATGACGCGTGGACTGGTATTTCTACTGGTGTAGAAGATGCTGTCACAGATGCATGGGAAGGACTTAAAGCATTGGGTGATGCAGAAACCTGGGCAAATATGCGTGATGCGATTGTAAATTACGAGGAAACTCTTCCTGCAATGTGGAACGCCTTCTCGGATTCATTTATGAATAATTTTTGGAATGGAGATACGGAAAGCAGAATGCATTACGCCGCCTATGGTGTAGCATCATTATTAACAGGTTTTATTGGTGATAAAGGTCTTAGTAAAGCAGGACAAGCAGGGAAGATAGCGCTTGTTTCCAATCTAGCAAAAGGAAAATCGTTTATAACTAATTCTGCTGTATATAGAAATACATTGCATATATTAAATAACTATGAATTTAAACCGGGAAATCGCCTTGCATATGCAGGGGTTGGGAGTACTCAACAGTATTTACAAAAAGCAGCTACATATACTTATGAAGGCGCAAATGGTCCTAAGACAATCAGACTCAGAAAAGGTGAGTTAGCAGGAGATAAACATCCAGTTACAGGTATACCGTACGATTCTGATGGTTTTCCTATCTTTGAATCTAAAGGGGAAGTAACCCTAAAAAAAGAAGATTTCAAAAAAACTAGAACAACACATTTTCGAAGATGTAATAAGGAACTATATAAACAAATAATGGAAGACCCTAAATTCGCTTCGAAATTCACGGAAGCAGAAATTGAATTATTTAGAATAGGAAAAACGCCAGAAAATTACACATGGCATCACCATCAAGAATCAGGTCGAATGCAACTTGTAGATTATCAGACACATCATGATACTGGTCATACAGGTGGGTACAAAATTTTGGGAAAAGATAGTGATAAGTAG
- the arsC gene encoding arsenate reductase (thioredoxin), translating into MDNKKTIYFLCTGNSCRSQMAEAWSGKYLGDKWNVLSAGIEAHGVNPNAVKAMKEVDITNQTSDIIDPKILNKADLIVTLCGHANDVCPTPPPHVKRVHWGFDDPAGKEWLEFERVRDEIGARIKRFAETGE; encoded by the coding sequence ATGGACAATAAAAAAACAATTTACTTCTTATGCACAGGAAACTCTTGCCGTAGTCAAATGGCTGAAGCTTGGAGTGGAAAATATTTAGGTGACAAATGGAATGTGCTGTCTGCTGGGATTGAAGCACATGGTGTAAATCCAAACGCTGTTAAAGCAATGAAAGAAGTAGATATTACTAATCAAACATCTGATATAATTGATCCGAAAATTTTAAATAAAGCTGACCTTATTGTAACACTTTGTGGTCATGCGAATGATGTTTGCCCAACACCACCTCCACATGTAAAACGAGTACATTGGGGATTCGATGATCCAGCAGGAAAAGAGTGGTTAGAATTCGAAAGAGTTAGGGATGAAATTGGGGCACGTATTAAACGTTTTGCAGAAACAGGAGAATAA
- a CDS encoding IS3 family transposase (programmed frameshift), which translates to MTKFNSEQKINAVIRYQNGNESIWDIAKSFGANYEVVRMWVKQFESHGIHAFKKGYTSYSMEYKLDVLNYMNENGTSPNETAVIFNISSPALIRKWRTQLRTQGIDALASKKKGRLSMTKKNPKSIQNQTPAEGSVEELQAELERLRMENAYFKKVECLSSKQGKITKQDKSQVVYELRNDFSVKALLKLAEIPRSTYYYWVKNFNRPDKDRELKNLIQTIYDEHEGRYGYRRIRDELTNQGHKVNHKKVQRIMKELGLKSLVRMKKYRSYKGKVGKIAPNILERNXIAEKPNEKWVTDITEFKLFGEKLYLSPMLDLFNGEIITYTIGSKPTYSLVSKMLEKSFQRLTKEDELLIHSDQGWHYQMKKYRHALQEHKITQSMSRKGNCYDNAVIESFFGIMKSEFLYLKDFESIEHFKQELEKYIDYYNHKRIKAKLKGVSPVQYRTHALTAA; encoded by the exons ATGACTAAATTTAATTCAGAACAGAAAATAAATGCTGTAATACGTTATCAAAATGGAAATGAAAGTATATGGGATATTGCGAAATCATTTGGTGCGAATTATGAAGTCGTTCGAATGTGGGTAAAGCAATTTGAATCTCACGGAATACATGCATTTAAAAAAGGCTATACATCCTATTCCATGGAGTATAAACTAGACGTACTTAATTATATGAATGAGAATGGGACGTCTCCAAATGAAACAGCCGTTATTTTTAATATTTCTTCACCTGCACTTATTAGAAAATGGCGCACTCAATTACGTACACAAGGAATAGACGCCCTTGCATCAAAGAAGAAGGGGCGTCTATCCATGACCAAAAAAAATCCAAAATCAATCCAAAATCAAACACCAGCTGAAGGATCAGTCGAGGAGTTACAAGCTGAGTTAGAGCGTTTACGTATGGAGAATGCTTATT TTAAAAAAGTTGAATGCCTTAGTTCAAAACAAGGAAAAATCACCAAACAAGACAAATCACAAGTAGTCTATGAACTGAGGAACGATTTTTCGGTGAAAGCACTTCTGAAATTAGCAGAGATTCCACGCAGCACGTACTATTACTGGGTAAAAAACTTTAATCGCCCAGATAAAGATAGAGAATTAAAAAACCTAATTCAAACGATTTATGACGAGCACGAAGGTCGCTATGGATACCGTCGTATTCGTGATGAATTGACGAATCAAGGACACAAAGTCAACCATAAAAAAGTTCAGCGAATCATGAAAGAATTAGGTTTGAAAAGCCTAGTTCGTATGAAAAAATATCGCTCTTATAAAGGGAAAGTAGGTAAGATTGCGCCAAATATTTTAGAACGTAACTKTATAGCTGAAAAGCCTAACGAAAAGTGGGTTACAGACATAACAGAATTTAAATTATTCGGCGAGAARCTCTATCTATCACCGATGTTAGATTTATTTAACGGGGAGATTATTACTTATACAATCGGTTCAAAACCAACCTATTCACTTGTTTCGAAAATGTTAGAGAAGTCCTTTCAACGATTAACAAAAGAAGATGAACTCTTGATTCACTCGGATCAAGGTTGGCATTATCAAATGAAGAAGTATCGTCATGCCCTACAAGAACATAAAATTACTCAAAGTATGTCTCGCAAAGGGAACTGTTACGATAATGCGGTTATTGAAAGTTTTTTTGGTATTATGAAATCTGAATTTCTTTATCTCAAAGATTTTGAGAGTATAGAACACTTTAAACAAGAACTTGAAAAATATATCGATTATTATAATCACAAACGAATTAAGGCGAAATTAAAGGGCGTGAGTCCGGTACAATACCGAACTCACGCCCTAACAGCCGCTTAA
- a CDS encoding LysE family translocator, whose amino-acid sequence MPLFSFLLFVFISSFTPGPNNFLAMTYANQHGLKKAVTFCLGVAFGFFIITSLCSFFNIMLINVLPIIEFPLKMLGVAYMLYLAFKMLTSKGRTDKNDANNKNLFLVGLMLQFVNPKGLLFGLTVVSTFILPYFNSYSSYLLFSLFLGIVGLMSTFSWSLFGSMFQKLLLQHNKLFNIIMAILLVLSALSILVN is encoded by the coding sequence ATGCCTTTATTTTCTTTTTTGTTATTTGTCTTTATTAGTAGCTTTACACCAGGACCTAACAATTTTCTAGCTATGACATATGCGAATCAGCATGGATTAAAAAAAGCAGTTACATTCTGCCTAGGAGTCGCTTTCGGATTTTTTATTATTACTTCATTGTGTAGCTTTTTTAATATTATGCTGATAAATGTCCTACCGATAATTGAATTTCCTTTAAAAATGTTAGGTGTAGCTTATATGCTGTATTTAGCCTTTAAAATGCTTACAAGTAAAGGTAGGACAGACAAAAATGATGCAAATAATAAAAATCTATTTTTAGTAGGGCTTATGTTACAATTCGTTAACCCAAAAGGGCTTTTATTTGGGCTTACTGTAGTATCTACCTTCATTCTCCCATATTTCAATTCATATTCTAGCTATCTTCTTTTCTCATTATTTTTAGGCATAGTTGGTTTGATGAGCACATTCAGTTGGAGTTTATTTGGATCAATGTTTCAAAAACTTTTACTACAGCATAACAAACTATTCAACATCATTATGGCAATATTATTAGTACTCAGTGCTCTTTCAATTCTTGTAAACTAG
- a CDS encoding helix-turn-helix domain-containing protein has product MEEIHLVFAKNLKAIREKEKLSLEKVSQLSGVSKTMIGQIERGESSPTLTTIWKIANGLKVSFTSLINNPQPDTKVVLRNDIQVLSEDNGRYRVYPSFPFQDDRRFEVYSVEIEQEGILSSESHKEGTEEFITVFDGELTIDVNECKYALKSGDSIRFKADRPHTYYNSGETLTRLSMTIFYPSV; this is encoded by the coding sequence ATGGAGGAAATCCATCTTGTTTTTGCAAAAAATTTAAAAGCCATTCGAGAGAAAGAGAAATTGAGTTTAGAAAAGGTTTCTCAATTAAGTGGAGTAAGTAAAACGATGATAGGACAAATTGAAAGAGGAGAGTCAAGTCCAACTCTTACGACCATTTGGAAAATCGCTAATGGATTAAAGGTTTCTTTTACCTCTTTAATAAATAATCCACAACCTGATACTAAAGTTGTTTTACGAAATGATATCCAAGTATTGTCTGAAGATAATGGAAGATACAGAGTATATCCATCTTTTCCGTTTCAAGATGATAGACGCTTTGAAGTTTATTCTGTTGAAATTGAACAGGAGGGGATATTAAGTTCTGAATCACATAAAGAGGGAACGGAAGAATTTATAACTGTTTTTGATGGTGAATTAACAATTGATGTAAACGAATGTAAATATGCATTAAAAAGTGGTGATTCAATTAGGTTTAAGGCGGATAGACCACACACATATTATAATTCAGGAGAAACTTTAACACGATTAAGCATGACAATTTTTTATCCCTCTGTATAA
- a CDS encoding DUF4183 domain-containing protein, which translates to MKRYDKSSLSRGVMDPKNIGPTFPPLPRINCPTGPTGAAGITGPSGETGAAGITGPSGETGAAGITGPTGETGAAGITGPSGETGAAGIMGPTGETGAAGITGPTGETGAAGITGPTGETGATGITGPSGETGAAGITGPTGETGATGETGAAGITGPTGETGAAGITGPTGETGAMGITGPSGETGAAGITGPTGETGAAGITGPTGEAGAAGITGPTGEAGAAGITGPSGETGAAGITGPTGETGAAGITGPSGETGAAGITGPTGGTGPAGETGAAGITGPTGAPGPVGAIQTTNLLYFTFSDGEKLIYTNADGLPQYGTTQILPPSDVSYMNLFINGILQPQPFYNVTAGQLTLLDEEPPPKGASIILQFIIIN; encoded by the coding sequence TTGAAGCGATATGATAAATCATCATTGTCTAGGGGTGTTATGGATCCTAAAAATATTGGTCCTACATTTCCACCTCTTCCTCGTATTAACTGTCCGACAGGTCCAACGGGAGCGGCGGGAATAACGGGCCCAAGTGGAGAAACAGGAGCGGCGGGAATAACGGGCCCAAGTGGAGAAACAGGAGCGGCAGGAATAACGGGTCCAACGGGAGAAACAGGAGCGGCGGGAATAACGGGCCCAAGCGGAGAAACAGGAGCAGCAGGAATAATGGGTCCAACGGGAGAAACAGGAGCGGCGGGAATAACGGGTCCAACGGGAGAAACAGGAGCGGCAGGAATAACGGGTCCAACGGGAGAAACAGGAGCGACGGGAATAACGGGCCCAAGTGGAGAAACAGGAGCGGCAGGAATAACGGGTCCAACGGGAGAAACAGGAGCAACGGGAGAAACGGGAGCGGCGGGAATAACGGGTCCAACGGGAGAAACGGGAGCGGCGGGAATAACGGGTCCAACGGGAGAAACGGGAGCGATGGGAATAACGGGCCCAAGTGGAGAAACAGGAGCGGCAGGAATAACGGGTCCAACGGGAGAAACAGGAGCGGCAGGAATAACGGGTCCAACGGGAGAAGCAGGAGCGGCGGGAATAACGGGTCCAACGGGAGAAGCAGGAGCGGCGGGAATAACGGGCCCAAGCGGAGAAACAGGAGCAGCAGGAATAACGGGTCCAACGGGAGAAACGGGAGCGGCGGGAATAACGGGCCCAAGCGGAGAAACAGGAGCAGCAGGAATAACGGGTCCAACGGGAGGAACGGGTCCAGCCGGAGAAACGGGAGCGGCAGGAATAACCGGTCCAACCGGAGCGCCAGGACCTGTTGGAGCAATACAAACAACCAATCTATTATATTTTACTTTTTCAGATGGGGAAAAACTCATATATACAAATGCGGATGGTTTACCACAATACGGCACAACACAAATTTTACCACCTAGTGATGTTTCGTATATGAATCTATTTATAAATGGAATTCTCCAACCACAACCTTTCTATAATGTTACAGCAGGTCAGCTAACTTTACTAGATGAGGAACCGCCACCAAAAGGAGCTTCTATTATTCTCCAATTTATTATTATCAACTAG
- a CDS encoding DUF4183 domain-containing protein: MPIIQPFMASRRFTSTLSAGTGTGAAFAIAATACLNDAGTTATAFPTHAYYNLYVNGILQPSINSSVTTGTTGAITIPGGDALDGGIPVTIEFIVT, encoded by the coding sequence ATGCCTATCATTCAACCATTTATGGCATCTAGAAGATTCACATCTACACTAAGTGCTGGAACTGGTACAGGTGCGGCTTTTGCGATTGCTGCTACAGCTTGTTTAAACGATGCTGGTACGACTGCAACTGCATTCCCAACGCACGCGTACTACAATCTCTATGTGAATGGTATACTTCAGCCTAGTATAAATTCAAGTGTTACTACTGGTACGACTGGCGCAATTACAATTCCAGGCGGAGATGCATTAGACGGCGGAATTCCAGTTACAATTGAGTTTATCGTCACTTAA
- a CDS encoding sialidase family protein, which produces MYHKGHDWYGSDHRRHERNNCCSDHKRHDWYGSNHRRHEHNNCCSDHKRQEACCNYQSLERQVNNPASDVANFPRITQSETSLAHFKDFILYGFNDSNNANNNSFSGFAFSNDLGNTWTDGGSIPVNPGGRNSGDPVIAVDRNGVFYYGQIGQEIVGGVSQGVISVSTGVITPSKTITMNFPQVVGRGQNPAAAINQDKEWIAVGPDANNLGSEALYITWTDFTATPNPNIRFSKYTTGVNVTPIITDQVIVTGGSNFISGSFVVVDKQGVIYVFYEEIAGGDTGRLTIGVPNRTIQMIKSTDGGNTFSAKVPVSNPFAAAATDTAICGRPSIGVDNTRRIRMNEFPHATIGPDGTLYAVWNQGRVVGTTTFIDIFLAYSTDKGNTWHIVDITPEKIAFSFFPSVAANKTGAHIQYNRFNDRGGTIGGVGDGTFAIFMKSFSICGGLSKERMVSTVFSPVPVTNPSPDTANCYMGDYNQIIAGPGNCLLHSWGDNRNVIIQGNIQRQNPDVFFNITAFKKKDCI; this is translated from the coding sequence ATGTATCATAAAGGACATGATTGGTATGGTTCTGATCATAGAAGACATGAACGTAATAATTGTTGCTCCGATCATAAAAGACATGATTGGTATGGTTCTAATCATAGAAGACATGAACATAATAATTGTTGCTCTGATCATAAAAGACAGGAGGCTTGCTGTAACTATCAAAGTCTAGAACGACAAGTTAATAATCCTGCAAGCGATGTTGCAAATTTTCCCCGCATAACTCAAAGTGAAACAAGCCTAGCTCATTTTAAAGATTTTATACTCTATGGATTTAATGATAGTAATAATGCTAATAACAACAGTTTTTCAGGATTTGCTTTTTCTAATGATTTAGGTAATACATGGACTGATGGTGGTTCTATACCGGTAAATCCAGGGGGGCGCAATTCGGGCGATCCTGTTATAGCTGTAGATAGAAATGGTGTATTCTATTATGGACAGATTGGACAAGAAATCGTTGGAGGCGTTTCGCAAGGTGTAATTAGTGTTTCTACTGGAGTTATTACACCAAGTAAAACAATCACAATGAATTTTCCTCAGGTTGTTGGCCGTGGGCAAAATCCTGCAGCTGCTATCAATCAAGATAAAGAATGGATTGCAGTAGGTCCTGATGCTAATAATTTGGGGAGTGAGGCACTATATATTACATGGACGGATTTTACGGCTACCCCAAATCCGAATATACGTTTTTCGAAATATACAACGGGTGTTAATGTAACTCCTATTATTACAGATCAAGTCATTGTTACTGGTGGCTCTAATTTTATTTCAGGTTCTTTTGTAGTTGTAGATAAGCAGGGTGTAATCTATGTATTTTATGAGGAAATCGCAGGAGGAGATACTGGTCGTTTAACAATCGGGGTGCCTAATAGGACGATTCAGATGATTAAATCAACTGATGGAGGGAATACTTTCTCAGCTAAAGTGCCCGTTTCAAATCCTTTCGCTGCCGCTGCAACTGATACAGCAATTTGTGGGCGTCCATCTATTGGTGTTGATAACACTAGACGGATTCGTATGAATGAATTCCCTCATGCCACGATTGGGCCAGATGGTACTCTCTATGCGGTATGGAATCAAGGTAGAGTGGTTGGCACTACGACCTTTATTGATATCTTTTTAGCCTATAGCACAGATAAAGGCAACACTTGGCATATAGTGGATATTACTCCTGAAAAGATAGCTTTTTCATTTTTTCCGTCTGTTGCAGCTAATAAAACAGGAGCACATATTCAGTATAATCGTTTTAATGATCGTGGTGGTACCATCGGTGGTGTAGGTGATGGAACGTTTGCGATATTTATGAAAAGCTTTTCTATATGTGGTGGATTAAGTAAAGAGAGAATGGTAAGTACCGTATTTTCTCCTGTACCAGTTACAAATCCTAGCCCTGATACTGCTAATTGTTATATGGGAGATTACAATCAAATTATTGCTGGTCCAGGAAACTGTCTCCTTCATTCGTGGGGGGATAACCGTAATGTTATTATTCAAGGTAATATTCAGCGCCAAAACCCTGACGTTTTCTTTAATATAACAGCTTTTAAAAAGAAAGATTGTATATAG
- a CDS encoding cupin domain-containing protein, producing the protein MTSYIDYTSPSTRFTHDLSKSNFFKKDAQNYINVLGIKQLNTLDNTSLLDIYLSTSNVVEPHIHQNAAELVYCISGSAVVSLLNPFTNQILNFPINPGQVANIPQAWWHYEIASEDNTHLLAIFNAPTPEVIFGSDILRLTPSNIMAHTYCLDKQQWKKATSPIQSTTVIGPPANCNQNQRGMQQSAQVPPQQYPTHYQEHYPFPPYWGY; encoded by the coding sequence ATGACTTCTTATATAGATTATACGTCCCCCTCAACACGATTTACTCACGATTTAAGCAAAAGTAATTTCTTTAAGAAAGACGCACAAAACTATATAAATGTGCTTGGAATTAAACAATTGAACACATTAGACAACACATCTTTATTAGATATTTATTTAAGTACCAGCAATGTTGTAGAACCACACATTCATCAAAATGCAGCAGAACTTGTTTATTGTATTTCCGGATCTGCCGTTGTATCTTTACTTAACCCTTTTACAAATCAAATTTTAAATTTCCCTATAAACCCAGGGCAAGTTGCTAATATACCTCAAGCTTGGTGGCATTACGAGATTGCCTCGGAAGACAATACACATTTACTCGCAATTTTTAACGCTCCAACACCAGAAGTGATTTTTGGATCTGACATTTTAAGATTAACGCCATCAAATATTATGGCCCATACTTACTGTCTAGATAAACAACAATGGAAGAAAGCGACATCCCCAATTCAATCTACTACTGTAATCGGACCTCCTGCAAATTGCAACCAAAATCAAAGAGGTATGCAGCAATCTGCTCAAGTTCCTCCACAACAATATCCTACTCATTATCAAGAACACTATCCTTTCCCTCCATATTGGGGGTATTAA
- a CDS encoding luciferase family protein produces the protein MSYSEMIRQEVLSWEGVSEKPHRFGGIELNYGKKELGHLHGDKLADLPFPKSKRDELVNQGLVKPHHVLPESGWISYYIKSEEDLPFAIELFRMQYERYIK, from the coding sequence ATGTCATATAGTGAAATGATTAGACAGGAAGTACTCAGCTGGGAAGGTGTTTCTGAAAAACCACATCGATTTGGTGGCATTGAATTAAATTATGGAAAGAAAGAATTAGGTCATCTTCATGGCGATAAATTAGCTGATTTACCATTTCCGAAATCAAAACGGGATGAATTGGTGAATCAGGGCTTAGTAAAACCGCATCATGTATTACCTGAATCAGGATGGATTAGTTACTATATAAAAAGTGAAGAAGATCTTCCGTTTGCTATCGAGTTATTTCGGATGCAATATGAAAGATATATAAAATAA
- a CDS encoding GNAT family N-acetyltransferase, translating to MKKLRANERETMIVAEVNGEAVGWIMLLSQNRMRLSHIGSISIMIKKGYRGIGIGKLLLGKLLAWAEKNPLLEKVCLGVFSTNVKAITLYKKMGFIEVVRKIKECKLSEHEYVDDILTYKFI from the coding sequence ATTAAAAAGTTAAGAGCAAATGAAAGAGAAACGATGATAGTAGCGGAAGTGAACGGCGAAGCAGTTGGGTGGATCATGTTATTATCACAAAATCGTATGCGTTTGTCGCATATTGGATCTATTTCCATTATGATTAAAAAGGGATATAGAGGCATCGGGATTGGGAAATTATTATTGGGAAAACTGTTAGCTTGGGCAGAGAAGAACCCTCTTTTAGAAAAAGTATGTTTAGGTGTGTTTTCAACAAATGTTAAGGCAATTACTTTATATAAGAAGATGGGATTTATTGAAGTGGTGCGTAAAATAAAAGAATGCAAGCTAAGTGAACATGAATACGTAGATGATATTCTAACGTATAAGTTTATTTAA
- a CDS encoding phytoene desaturase family protein: protein MKQFDVAIIGGGLAGLIASIYLAKAGEKVVVLEKSSRFGGRAMTTNKNGICMNLGAHALYRSGEAFSTFKELGIHLAGGIPSTAAYGIWKNDVYTIPTDFRSILSTSLLSWSAKIQFSHLMIKLGKLDLNTIPKISLTVWAEKEIKDPMVRNMFYALCRTATYTYAPTIQLASSVLKQIQRSMKDGVFYVDGGWETIIAKLKDEAINQGVQFISSKHVAEVEHFKNKQKIRCFDDEVFEVDAVVITTPPKEACKIIKGAEETRLHIWNEQSIQVTAAALDIGLKQLSNLSHQFVLGLDQPVFFTNQSRAAKLSDDGTEVVSLIKYHDPMLQANNFNDDKGQLEHTMDVLHPNWQREVVVKQYFPKITVIYDFPHIGRIENPGPAIPEMSGIYVAGDWAGHDELLADAAVASGKRAALCILEHSKAIN, encoded by the coding sequence ATGAAACAATTTGATGTAGCGATTATAGGCGGAGGGCTGGCGGGATTAATAGCATCAATATATTTAGCAAAGGCTGGAGAAAAAGTTGTTGTTTTAGAAAAGTCTAGTCGTTTTGGTGGAAGAGCGATGACAACTAATAAAAATGGAATTTGTATGAACTTAGGAGCACACGCACTATATCGTAGTGGAGAAGCATTTTCGACATTTAAAGAACTTGGAATTCATCTCGCAGGAGGGATACCGTCTACTGCGGCATATGGAATATGGAAGAATGACGTATATACAATTCCAACAGATTTTCGCTCTATTTTATCAACATCGTTACTTTCATGGTCTGCTAAAATACAATTCTCTCATCTTATGATTAAGTTAGGGAAATTGGATTTAAATACAATTCCGAAAATAAGTCTTACTGTATGGGCAGAAAAGGAGATTAAAGATCCGATGGTAAGAAATATGTTTTATGCGTTATGCCGTACAGCGACGTACACATATGCCCCTACTATACAATTAGCATCTTCCGTATTAAAACAAATACAGCGCTCTATGAAAGACGGTGTATTTTATGTAGATGGTGGATGGGAGACAATAATCGCAAAATTAAAAGATGAAGCTATAAATCAAGGTGTTCAATTTATATCGAGTAAACATGTTGCGGAAGTGGAACATTTCAAGAACAAACAGAAAATACGTTGTTTTGACGATGAAGTATTTGAAGTGGATGCCGTTGTCATTACAACACCGCCGAAAGAGGCTTGTAAAATCATAAAAGGTGCAGAAGAAACGAGACTGCATATATGGAATGAACAATCAATACAAGTGACAGCAGCAGCTTTAGATATCGGTTTGAAACAATTATCTAATCTATCTCACCAATTTGTGTTAGGATTGGATCAACCTGTATTCTTTACAAACCAATCAAGAGCCGCTAAGTTAAGTGACGACGGTACGGAAGTAGTAAGTTTGATCAAGTATCATGATCCAATGTTACAAGCGAATAATTTTAATGACGATAAAGGTCAGTTAGAACATACAATGGATGTATTACATCCTAATTGGCAACGAGAAGTTGTTGTAAAGCAATATTTTCCAAAAATAACTGTTATATATGATTTCCCTCACATCGGTCGTATTGAAAATCCAGGACCTGCTATTCCTGAAATGTCAGGTATATACGTTGCAGGAGATTGGGCCGGACATGATGAATTATTAGCTGATGCAGCCGTGGCTAGCGGAAAACGAGCGGCATTATGCATTTTAGAACATAGTAAAGCCATAAACTGA